One genomic window of Kiloniellales bacterium includes the following:
- a CDS encoding SDR family oxidoreductase, whose protein sequence is MAGRLADKVAIVVGAGSAGPGWGNGKAAAVLFAREGAKVFAVDVNPAAVEETVSIITGEGHEATAHTADVSQADAVAELVTRCLSLYGRVDVLDNNVGIVEVGGPVEASEASWDRVMAVNLRSMFLTCKHVLPAMVAQGGGAIVNIGSIAGMRWTGVPYISYYASKGAVVPFTRAVALEYAAKGIRANTVVPGLMHTPMIVEPLKEAYAGGDVDKMIEIRSEQCPMGFMGDAWDVARAALFLASDEARYITGTELVVDGGITAKMS, encoded by the coding sequence ATGGCGGGACGGCTGGCGGACAAGGTGGCGATCGTGGTCGGGGCCGGCTCGGCCGGGCCCGGCTGGGGCAACGGCAAGGCGGCGGCGGTGCTCTTCGCCCGCGAGGGGGCCAAGGTCTTCGCGGTCGACGTCAACCCGGCGGCGGTCGAGGAGACGGTCTCGATCATCACCGGGGAGGGCCACGAGGCCACGGCCCACACCGCCGACGTGTCCCAGGCGGATGCGGTCGCCGAGCTGGTGACGCGCTGCCTCTCGCTCTACGGCCGGGTCGACGTGCTGGACAACAACGTCGGCATCGTCGAGGTCGGCGGGCCGGTCGAGGCGAGCGAGGCGAGCTGGGACCGGGTGATGGCGGTCAACCTCAGGTCCATGTTCCTGACCTGCAAGCACGTGCTGCCGGCCATGGTCGCGCAGGGCGGCGGCGCCATCGTCAACATCGGCTCGATCGCCGGCATGCGCTGGACCGGGGTGCCCTATATCTCCTACTACGCCAGCAAGGGCGCGGTCGTGCCCTTCACCCGGGCGGTCGCCCTGGAGTACGCGGCCAAGGGCATCCGCGCCAACACCGTGGTGCCCGGGCTGATGCACACGCCGATGATCGTCGAGCCGCTGAAGGAGGCCTACGCCGGCGGCGACGTCGACAAGATGATCGAGATCCGCTCCGAGCAGTGCCCCATGGGCTTCATGGGCGACGCCTGGGACGTGGCCCGGGCCGCGCTCTTCCTGGCCTCCGACGAGGCGCGCTACATCACCGGGACCGAGCTGGTGGTCGACGGCGGGATCACCGCGAAGATGTCTTAG
- a CDS encoding AbrB family transcriptional regulator: protein MTPRARFPQGLRVLLALAIGALGGWGAHLLQLPLAWMIGAMTATTVAAIAGAPVALSWTLRSVMVAVLGVMLGSGFTPEILDRLGEWALSLGALLGYTVAAGAAGMLYFRRVAGYDRPTAYFAATPGGLSEMILMGGAFGGDPRIISLVHASRVLLVVLTLPFAFQLFLGYQAGDRPAAGPDLLAMAPWDLAVLTACGVLGFVGARLLKVPAAAIVGPMVLSAAAHLGGLTDAKPPDLLVAVSQVVVGSSIGCRFAGTELSLVRRTILHAAGVTVILVAVTLAFSLALNAVTGLPLPALVLAYAPGGLAEMSLIALALSLDAAFVATHHLVRIFVIVVFAPGLFRRVTGESAEKGR, encoded by the coding sequence CTGACGCCCCGTGCCCGCTTCCCCCAGGGCCTCAGAGTCCTCCTGGCGCTCGCAATCGGCGCGCTCGGCGGCTGGGGCGCCCACCTCCTGCAGCTGCCGCTCGCCTGGATGATCGGCGCCATGACGGCGACCACGGTCGCCGCCATCGCCGGCGCGCCGGTCGCGCTCTCCTGGACCCTGCGCTCGGTCATGGTGGCCGTGCTCGGCGTCATGCTGGGCAGCGGCTTCACGCCCGAGATCCTGGATCGCCTGGGCGAGTGGGCGCTCAGCCTGGGCGCGCTGCTCGGCTACACCGTGGCGGCCGGCGCCGCCGGCATGCTCTATTTCCGCCGGGTCGCCGGCTACGACCGGCCGACCGCCTACTTCGCCGCCACGCCCGGCGGGCTCTCGGAGATGATCCTGATGGGCGGCGCCTTCGGCGGCGACCCGCGGATCATTTCCCTGGTCCACGCCTCGCGGGTGCTGCTGGTCGTCCTCACCCTGCCCTTCGCCTTCCAGCTGTTCCTCGGCTACCAGGCCGGCGACCGGCCGGCCGCGGGACCGGACCTGCTGGCCATGGCGCCCTGGGACCTCGCCGTCCTGACCGCCTGCGGCGTCCTGGGCTTCGTTGGCGCGCGGCTGCTCAAGGTGCCGGCCGCGGCCATCGTCGGGCCCATGGTGCTGAGCGCGGCGGCCCATCTCGGCGGGCTGACCGACGCCAAGCCGCCGGACCTGCTGGTCGCCGTCTCCCAGGTCGTGGTCGGCAGCTCGATCGGCTGCCGCTTCGCGGGCACCGAGCTCTCCCTGGTCCGCCGCACGATCCTGCACGCGGCCGGCGTGACGGTGATCCTGGTCGCCGTCACCCTCGCCTTCTCCCTCGCGCTCAACGCCGTGACCGGCCTGCCCCTGCCGGCGCTGGTCCTGGCCTACGCGCCCGGCGGCCTTGCGGAGATGAGCCTGATCGCCCTCGCGCTCTCGCTCGACGCCGCCTTCGTGGCGACCCACCACCTGGTCCGGATCTTCGTCATCGTGGTCTTCGCCCCCGGCCTGTTCCGCCGCGTCACGGGGGAAAGCGCGGAGAAGGGGCGTTAG